The genome window TTGCCTGTCTTCTTGATGTAGATTCCAGCCCCAGCCGACACAAACGACAGGGAGAGCACATATGGAAGCAGATAAACACCAGAGAGCAACGAAGATGCGCCGAGGACTCCCTGGTAGTAGAGTGGAAGCCAGTAACTGCCTGACATGAAGACAAATGCGTGAGTGAAACCAACTCCATAAGATGCAACACTGTTTTGCGTGTGAAAGAGGCGAATAGGGAGAACGGGAAACTTGGCGACTTTCCACTCGTATACGAGGAACAGACCAACGACAAAGATGCCAAAGACGATGAGGCAAATCGTCGTTGCGGAGTCCCAGGGGAAAGAAACAccaccaagctcaagtccGAGCAACCACATAATGGTACCGCCAATGATGAGAATACTGCCAGGCCAGTCCAACGCCAATAGACCCTCTTTCACCGGTGTTCGTGGGTTGTGGAGCTTCAGGACGAAGACAAGGATAACGATGGCAACGGCTGAGATGGGAAGGTTGATGTAGAAACACCATCGCCAGGTGACCTGGCTTGTGAATACACCACCGAGAATAGGGCCAACCGCAGATGCTAAAGCCCAAACCATACCCAGAATACCAAAGTACATTCCACGGTTTCGCATAGAGAAAAGGTCGCTAATGGCGATATTCGGTAGAACGATGAGACCACCTCCACCAATGCCTTGAATGGCACGCGAAGCGATGAGCATTGGCATGCCATTGCTAACGGCACACAGCAGAGATCCAATCCAGAAGATGACAGCTgcagcaagaagaacagGCTTGCGACCAAAGATATCCGAGATCTTGCCCCATGTCGGCACGAATGCGGCGTTGCCCAACAGATATGCACTTCCTATCCAGATGTAACCCTGACTTGAGTGAAACTCGTTGGCAATAGTAGGAACGGCTGTGGTAATAATGGTAGTATCCAAAGCGGCAAGGAAGAGCGCAAGACATAGAGCACCAACTACCAAGATTGTCTCCGACTTGGTCCGTCCGGCCTCGGGGTCACCGGCCTCAGGTGCTCCGGGAGATGGGTTACTGCCGGCCGGTGTCGTCTCCGCTCCTTCGGAAGTTGCTTCGGCCGCTGTAGGGTCTTGGGAGTGTCCATTCGCTGCATGGGCTCCATCTCGTTCAACATCAAGAGTACTATCTGAGCTAGTCCTCCGctctggtgttggtggtgaagcGGCCATTGTTGCGCAAGAAAGCCCAAAAGGCTAGATGTAAAGATAAAACCCCTACTTCCCTTCACCTATTTGAAATGATTGAAAGTCGTCGACGTAGTAGCTGTAAAGATCCTTGTCCGGAAGCCGGCGTTGACCGCAACGGCGATTGCTAATCAGGAACCTGTAGTTTTCTCAATACGGTTATATTTGGCTTGGTTACTCTGCGTTCACCTTGCGTCTGTGAAAGATTTTCATATGAGGATCCTGGTCAAAAAGGGGAGAAAGAGATTGAGTTGAGTTGTTGTAGTCAAGTGCATTGTGATCCTTTCTCCGAAAACGGGGACCACGCACGCAACAACCATGACTACCGTATTCATTAATTAAATCCGAGGCGCGAGGGCGAGGCCAGGAACTTTTTCGAGCAATTCGGCAAAAGGAGCCGTCTGGTCTCTTGGAGGGTGGAGAAATAATTCCACTGCAGTGAAATAAGAGCGTCAACGACATCAAGACCCCAAGAACAAGGGTGTGTGTGGAGTCCGAACATTATTGCCGGGGCATAATTCCGTAAACTTTTACGTACTCGCCTCCAAGATGATCCTTCGGCTTATTGTATGAATCTAACGAATGTAAGTGTTAGCTCGAGCTGGCCGCTACAACCAAAGTCAACTACATATGCAATTGCTCACCAGAATGACTCTTCGGTTCTTGTGCGTGTctgatgatcttcttgctTTGACTAAGCATCGGAAACTACCTCTCTAGTTCACCTAGCTTGAGACTTGTCCAGGATGGGTTAGAATGGGTTCCTTGGAATTGCATGACGAGCAGTGTGAGTTCCTGATATGATTTATTCGTATCCCTTCTTCATAATGAGCTGACGTCCTAGGAAGAGACGACATCGAACCAGTTCTCATCCTAACATCGTGCATTTTGGGGTGGATTTGCGTCAGAAGACATCATTTGATACCGCTGCACCCAACGCTGAATGAGGCCGTCGATATAGTCGAACGTCTGTTTACCCAAGTGTTATAGGAGCAACACCAGGATATCGCAGTGCACAAACGATAAGCGAATATATGATAATATTTGTACACGCTCCTAAACGCCAAGAACAATGTTTTGACGCTGATAATACCTCAGCCTATTTTACATATTTGTCCGACATCAAATCTCAAGCCGTCTTGTTTGAGCACTTGATACACCTATTAGAAGATCTTTGTGATGCTTTCCCTCGAGATGACACTATTTTGTCGTTCATCTCGCTTGACTCTGAAGAAACTGTCACAGAAATCACTACACCTCATATGTCGCAAAAAGTCCTCGTCATGAGTAATCACAATAAGCTGGAAATTGCTCTGTGCCTGTCGGGCTTTGATGATCATATGGAGACTCTCCGCCAGACTCTTGATATTGTCGCGATCCAAGTTTGTGGTGGGCTCATCGAGTGCGATAAGGCCACAGTTGACGCCGAAAGACTCAGCCAGAGCTAGGCGAATGATGATAGACGCGAGAACCTTTTGTCCAGCAGAACATCGACCACGCATGTCCATCTCAGTGTCTTGCTTCACCATGCAGAGTCGGTAGTTGTAGCTGCGTTTGCCTGTGTTTGACTCGTTGTCTGAGCGGATGAGAATAGTATCAATGTCGGTTCCTTGGTAGGTGCTCTGCCACAATTCGCCAGCAATGCGATTCACTTCGGCCATCTTCATGGAGTGAAATTGCATCACAGCTTTGTCCACGGCCGAGCTACACTGCGCCAAATCTTCAATAGCAGCCTTGGTCGTTTCCACGCGAATGTGCGACTCGCGATACTTTCTCTTGGCGTCCTTGTAGTCCATTTCCCACTCTTGAAGGAGCCTCCcaagctcttcatctttAGTTTTCATAGATCCCATAACGGAGCCTCGCTCAGCAAGAAGCCGATTATA of Fusarium oxysporum Fo47 chromosome I, complete sequence contains these proteins:
- a CDS encoding major facilitator superfamily-domain-containing protein; translation: MAASPPTPERRTSSDSTLDVERDGAHAANGHSQDPTAAEATSEGAETTPAGSNPSPGAPEAGDPEAGRTKSETILVVGALCLALFLAALDTTIITTAVPTIANEFHSSQGYIWIGSAYLLGNAAFVPTWGKISDIFGRKPVLLAAAVIFWIGSLLCAVSNGMPMLIASRAIQGIGGGGLIVLPNIAISDLFSMRNRGMYFGILGMVWALASAVGPILGGVFTSQVTWRWCFYINLPISAVAIVILVFVLKLHNPRTPVKEGLLALDWPGSILIIGGTIMWLLGLELGGVSFPWDSATTICLIVFGIFVVGLFLVYEWKVAKFPVLPIRLFHTQNSVASYGVGFTHAFVFMSGSYWLPLYYQGVLGASSLLSGVYLLPYVLSLSFVSAGAGIYIKKTGNYKLVIVLGLIITVIGFGLFINLEPRANWAKIIIFQIVAGIGIGPNFQAPLIALQTNVEPRDIGSATSCFSFIRQLGTSISVVVGGVIFNNKMESQYPRLKEELGSELADRLSGSNAAGSVELVGSLTGHDGRVAKTAFWKSLQTMYIVYACFAGLSLIISLMIKQVNLSKEHKEHKTGLKSLKRRDDEKEEVDAAEGVTTGNEKTTDN